The nucleotide sequence AAAATTATTCTTGATGAACTTAAAAACCTCGACGCAAAGGAGATTGGAATAATTCTGAAAATTGAGACACGAAAAGCATTTGAAAATTTACCCTCAATTTTGATTACCGCTATGCAGCATTATCCAGTTGGAGTGATGATTGCCCGCGGCGATCTTGCAATTGAATGCGGCTGGAAAGATCTTGCTAAAATTCAGGAAGAAATTTTATGGCTTTGCGAAGCTGCTCATCTTCCAATCATTTGGGCAACGCAGGTTCTTGAAACAATGGCAAAAAAGGGAAGACCATCGCGTGCAGAAATTACTGATGCAGCATTTGCAGGAAGAGCAGAATCAGTAATGCTTAATAAAGGTCCTTATATTTTTGAAGCAATACAAATTCTTGATGTGATTATAAGTTCGATGCAGGATTACCAGGATAAAAAAACTCCGTTGATGCCAAAGCTAAAATTGAAAAAATAAGAATATTGGAAGAAGAGATGACATCCTCTTAAAGATGTTTTCTCTAAATTAATTATGAAATTTTCTGATCCGATTACTGAAAATAAATTTTACGAAAAGCATTTTAATCAGGAAATAATGCAGTCGGAACTTCTGCGCGAGTATGTGCTTGGTGGAGTAATTCTTCTTTTTGCATCCGGTTCTTTTATCAATGTTTTTTTCTTCAGTACAAATTACGGCGATAAAATTCCAGAATTAGTCACTGCCTCTGCATGGATTTTAATTCTTTTTCTTTTTCTCGTTGTACGCTCATTTGCTGTAAGAAGAATTATAAAAAATCGAATGAAGAAGGGAAAAGAACTTCCCTACTATCTCAGATATGTTAATGCATTTTTGGAAACTTCTTTTCCAACCATCGGTTTATTAATTCTTTCGATATATTTTGATCCTGCCGCCGTACTCGTTTCGCCCATGCTGATGCTGTACTTTTTAATCATAATTATTTCAAGCCTTGAACTTGATCCAAGAATTAGTTTTTTTATAGGTGCAGTTGCTGCAATCGAATATCTTTTAATTGTTTTGTTTCTAATAAAGGATACTGAATATCACACGCATATTAATGTGCTTGGTTTGCCGATTGCATATTTCGTCAGTAGTGTGATTCTTTTTGTATCCGGTATTTTAGCAGGAATAGTTTCCATACAGATTATAAAAAAAGTGTTTAATACTTTTCAGGCAGTTGAAGAAAGAAATGAACTGGAGAAAATTTTTGGTCAGCAGGTATCGAAAGAAATTGTGGATGAATTCATAAAGAACAAAATGATAATTGAGAACCAGACGCGAACGGCTTGTATTATGTTTCTTGATATCCGCGGCTTTTCAAATTTTTCTGAAGGTAAAACTCCCGAAGAGATAAACAAATATCAGAACAGTACTCTCGGTTTTATGATTGAAATTGTAAATAAGCACAGTGGGATTGTGAACCAGATTCTCGGTGATGGTTTTATGGCAACTTTCGGCGCACCAATACAAAAAGAAAATTATTGCATAGATGCTGTTAACGCTTCTCTGGAAATTATTTCTTCACTGAAAATGAAAAATGAAAACAAAGAAATTCCGTTTACAAATGTGGGAATTGGTTTACACTCCGGTGAAGTGATAACCGGAAATGTTGGTACTGCCGATAGAAAACAATACTCAGTAATCGGAAACTCTGTGATAATGGCAGCTCGGCTTGAACAGTTAAATAAAGAATACAATACAAATATTTTAATTTCAAAAGAAGTACTTGACAAAATTTCAATTCAAAATATCAACGCTGTATTTCTGGGCTCTGTAAATGTAAAAGGAAGATCTGCACCTGTTGAAGTATATAAACTAGCTTAAATAAATTCCGCTTAAAATAAAATTCTTCTGTAAGTTAGCTTATAAAATTTTTCCAGTTATTCATGATTTTCATAACCTATGCCCAGAATAAAAATTGAACTTCCTCAAAAATTTATTTTCAAAACTGAATTAGCACTCCGCATAACAGATATTAACTATGGTGGTCATCTTGGAAATGATTCATTACTTTCTATAATTCATGAAGCAAGAGTTAGATTTCTCAATCATCTCGGATATTCTGAATCAAATTTAGAAGGAAACGGAATAATAATGATTGACGCAGCCATTCAATATAAATCGGAAGGATTTTACGGAGATTCATTAATCATCGAAATAGATGTTAACAGTTTTTCGGGGATAGGATGTGATTTTGTTTACCGCATTACAAACAAAAGTAACGGAAAAGTAATTGCTCTTGCCAAAACCGGAATAGTTTTCTTCAATTATGAAAAAAGAAAAACAGTTTCAGTGCCTTCAGAATTTGCATTGAAGATTGAGAGTTTAACTTGATTGATAACATTATTTTCACCGGAAATGTTATTGCTCCAGTATTCCTGCTGGTTGCGCTTGGCTACTTTGTAAAGAGAATTAATGTCATAAACGAAAATTTTGTTGAAGTGACTTCAAAGTTCGTTTATTCAGTTTCGCTGCCGGCACTTGTATTTATTAACATCGCTAGGATAGATTTAAGCGAAGCAATAGAATTTGACCAAATTATTTATGTATATGCTGCAACGCTGATCAGCTTTTTTCTAATATGGATTTTTTCAATTCCATTTATTAAAGACGGAAAAAACCTTAGTGTATTTGTTCAGGGTGCTTATCGAAGCAACTTTGCAATCGTTGGATTGGCAATTATCTCAAAACTATTCGGAGCTTATGCACTTGGTAAAGCAGCCATTGTTCTCGCTTTCATTTTACCGCTATATAATATTCTCGCTGTAATAATCTTAACTGTTCCGCTTCGTAAGGAAAGAAAGTTAGATATGAAATCAACGGCGTATGAAATTTTGTTTAATCCACTGATCATTGCCGTGATAGTAGGTTTGCCCTTCTCATATTATAAAATTGAATTGCCTTATTTCATAAATTTAACAATTGGTTTTTTATCAGAACTTGCTTTGCCGCTGGCATTAATTGGTATTGGTGGTTCATTAAATATTCAAAATATAAAAAAAGCTTCCGGGCTTGCGTTTACATCCTCCGCATTAAAAATAACTGTCGTGCCTTTAATCTTAACTCTTGGCGCATACCATTTTGGTTTCAGAGGATTGGATTTGGGGATTATGTTTATCTTGTTTGCTTCTCCGACTGCAATAGTAAGCTTTATTATGGCAGAAGCGATGGGTGCAAACGGCAAGCTTGCAGGAAATATTGTGTTGATCAGTACTGTTGCATCGGTTATTACAATTGCATTCGGGATAGTAATTCTGAAGGAACTTTCATTAATTTGAAATTAAAATCCGGTTATGTTTTCAATGGCTAAAAAAATAAGTGATGAGGCAGTAAAAAAACGTACAGGTAAAAACTGGAAGGAATGGTTTTCGGTTTTAAATAAAGCCGGTGCAAAGAAAATGGAACATAAAGAGATAGCTTTATTGCTTTCTGAAAAATATCATGTGTCCGATTGGTGGTCACAGATGGTTACAGTACAATATGAACAGGATATTAAAGGAAGGAAAAAGCATGAAACTTCAACCGGATTTCAGATTAGTAAAAGCAAAACATTTTTGTTTTCAGTATCCAAAATTTTCAGTGCTGTGCAATCTGCTTCTCAAAGAAAATTATGGTTGATGAATAACGATTTCAAAATTACTTCTTTAACAAAGAATAAATCTATCAGGGCGAAATGGGTTGACGGTTTCACAAATATTGAAATACAACTTTATGCTAAAGAGAAATTCAAAACTCAGCTTGTAGTACAGCACAACAAACTGACATCTGAAAAAGAAGCTGATAAAATGAAAATCTATTGGGAAAAGAAACTGTATAATCTTAACAATTATCTGAATAAAAAGTAGAGTATATAATGAAAGTATTATTAGATCTTTGCGTTGTTCCAATTGGCGTAGGTGTATCCGTTTCAGAATATATTGCTGCCTGTCAGCAAATTCTGAAGCAAGCAGGTCTGAAACACGAAATGCATATGTATGGTACCAACATCGAAGGTGATTGGGATAAAGTAATGACTGCCGTAAAGAAATGTCATGAAGTTGTCCATCAAATGGGCGCCCCAAGAATATCCAGTTCAATCAGACTGGGAACCCGAACTGATAAAAATCAAACTATGGAAGATAAAATAAAAAGTGTGATAGATAAACTTTAATAGTGTACCGTACTTTATCAATAAATTGCATTGATTAATTTCTATTATTAAAAGTAAATAGTTTCTTAACATTTATGGAGATTTAATGTACAAAATAGTTTTATTACGTCACGGAGAAAGTACATGGAATAAAGAGAATCGTTTTACCGGCTGGACGGACGTTGATCTCTCTGAAAAAGGTTTTCAGGAAGCAAAAAAAGCCGGACAAGTTTTAAAAGCTGAAGGTTATAAATTTGATATTGCTTATACATCTGTTCTGAAAAGAGCTATCCGGACTTTATGGATATCTCTTGATGAAATGGATTTAATGTGGATTCCTGTAATTCGTAACTGGCGATTAAATGAAAGACACTACGGTGCATTACAAGGATTGAACAAAGCTGAGACAGCACTAAAGTTTGGTGAAGACCAGGTAAAAATCTGGAGAAGAAGTTATGATATACAGCCACCTTTTTTAGATAAGAATGATGAAAGATATCCGGGTAAAGATCCGCGCTATGCTGATTTAACTGAAAATGAATTACCGTTAACTGAATGTTTGAAGGATACAGTTGCACGTTTCGTTCCTTATTGGGAAGGAACAATTACTAATTCAATCAAACAAGGAAAAAAAGTTTTAATCACAGCACACGGAAACAGTCTTCGCGCTTTAGTGAAATATCTGGACAATATCCCCGATAAAGAAATTGTCGAATTGAATATCCCGACAGGAATACCACTTGTTTATGAACTTGATAACAATCTGAAATCAATAAAAAGTTATTATCTTGGTAACCAGGAAGAAATTGCAAAAGCAGCAGCGGCTGTCGCAAACCAGGGAAAGTCCAAATAATTTTATCAGGCTTAATGTTCAGCAAAAAAGGAATTAACGTTGGGAATCTCAATTCATTATAAAGGAAAAATCAAAGACACTACTCTTGTATATTCTGTAGTTGATGAACTTAAAGATATCTCTGAAATAATGAATTGGAATTTTACTATAATAGATAATAACTGGGATAAGCCGTTGTCTGCTGAACTAACAACCCACGAAAACAGGACTGAAATTACAGGGCACATACCCCTGAAAGGAATTCTGATGAACTTGCATCCAAACTGTGAACCATTATCAGTTATGTTTGACAGAAATGGTAACTTACAATCAATTTACGGGATAATAGTAAATCAACAGGAAAATAATAAACCAGATAGTTATTATCTATCTGTGAAAACACAGTTTGCTCCTCCTGAGACTCACATTGCGATTGTTAAGTTGTTAAAATATCTGAAAAAAAAATATATCCAGGATCTGGAAGTATTGGATGAAGGAAGTTATTGGGAAACTGGTGACAAAGAACTTCTGACACAAAAAATTTCATTTATAAACAAGAAAATAGATCAGATTGAAGAAATTATTTTATCAACAAAAAATGATCTTTACTCTCTTAGCCCGGATGAAAGAATTTCATTTCTGGAAAAAATCCTTAGAGATAGATTAAAATAATTGCCTTATAATTAAGAGGAAAATGCTGATAGTGTGGCAATGTTAATTCATCTCATAAAATTAGCCTTGACTTTGTGATTTCCATTAACCATCTTTTTACAAGATTTTTAACAATTAATGCATTCGGGAGTTTCTTTTATGCTGAAAAAAATATTCTTCATCTCAGTATCCATTCTACTCTCTATCACATCAACAAATGCTCAAACAGTTTTCGGTAAATACGCCGGTGAATTTATGGCGATCGGTATCGGCGGAAGACCACTTGGAATGGGTGGAGCGTTTACGGGAATTGCTGATGACGTAACTTCGGGTTATTACAACCCTGCAGGATTAGCTAATATAAATTATCCTCAACTTTCCCTAATGCATTCGGAACAGTTTGGCAATCTTGTTAATTATGATTACGGCGCAGTTGCAATTCCTTTTCAGGAAGATATGAGTTTTGGATTAAGTGTAATGCGTCTTGCAGTTGATGGTATTCCCGATACCAGAAATGCATTGATTGACGGTCAAACCGGTCAGCTTATTACTGATATCAATAACATGTATGCTCGTCTTGATTACTCAAAGATTACTGAATTCAGCAATCAGGATTGGGCAGTCTATCTTTCATTTGCAAAAAGACAATGGAAAGATTTTTACTGGGGCGCAAATGTTAAAATAATCCGCAGAGATATTGCTGAATTTGGCGCAACCGGAATTGGATTTGACATTGGAGCGTTCTGGATGCCAATTGAAAATTTAAGCGTAGGTGGAAATCTTCAGGATGCAACAACTACTTTAGTTGCCTGGAGTACTGGAACTAATGAACTTATTTCTCCAACACTTAAATTAGGAAGTGCTTATAGAATTACTGAAATACTCGGCGGATATATTATGCCCGCTGTTGATATTGATGTTCGTTTTGAAAACCGACAATTTGCATCACAATTTAATGTTGGTCCTGTAAGTTTCGATGCTCATGCAGGTCTTGAGTGGAATATTAAAAATCTGGTTTATGTTCGAGGTGGTTACAGTGATGTAAAGCAATTTACGGTAGGTGCAGGAGTTAAACTGCCAAAGTTAAACATCGATTATTCATTCGCTCGTTTTAGCCAATCTGAATTAGACAGACTTCCTGACTCACACAGAATTTCACTCATTCTTACACTTGAAGAACCGAGATTTATGAGGGATGGTCTATAGACTACTTCTTCTCATTGATAACTGACGCCACTAATTCTTCAACAGTATCAACTAAACGTTTAGCTTTAATTGGTTTGGTCAGATAGATATCCGCACCAGCTTGTTCTGCTTTAATTTTATTCTCTGCAAA is from Ignavibacteriota bacterium and encodes:
- a CDS encoding thioesterase family protein; translated protein: MPRIKIELPQKFIFKTELALRITDINYGGHLGNDSLLSIIHEARVRFLNHLGYSESNLEGNGIIMIDAAIQYKSEGFYGDSLIIEIDVNSFSGIGCDFVYRITNKSNGKVIALAKTGIVFFNYEKRKTVSVPSEFALKIESLT
- a CDS encoding adenylate/guanylate cyclase domain-containing protein, with product MKFSDPITENKFYEKHFNQEIMQSELLREYVLGGVILLFASGSFINVFFFSTNYGDKIPELVTASAWILILFLFLVVRSFAVRRIIKNRMKKGKELPYYLRYVNAFLETSFPTIGLLILSIYFDPAAVLVSPMLMLYFLIIIISSLELDPRISFFIGAVAAIEYLLIVLFLIKDTEYHTHINVLGLPIAYFVSSVILFVSGILAGIVSIQIIKKVFNTFQAVEERNELEKIFGQQVSKEIVDEFIKNKMIIENQTRTACIMFLDIRGFSNFSEGKTPEEINKYQNSTLGFMIEIVNKHSGIVNQILGDGFMATFGAPIQKENYCIDAVNASLEIISSLKMKNENKEIPFTNVGIGLHSGEVITGNVGTADRKQYSVIGNSVIMAARLEQLNKEYNTNILISKEVLDKISIQNINAVFLGSVNVKGRSAPVEVYKLA
- a CDS encoding PorV/PorQ family protein, with protein sequence MLKKIFFISVSILLSITSTNAQTVFGKYAGEFMAIGIGGRPLGMGGAFTGIADDVTSGYYNPAGLANINYPQLSLMHSEQFGNLVNYDYGAVAIPFQEDMSFGLSVMRLAVDGIPDTRNALIDGQTGQLITDINNMYARLDYSKITEFSNQDWAVYLSFAKRQWKDFYWGANVKIIRRDIAEFGATGIGFDIGAFWMPIENLSVGGNLQDATTTLVAWSTGTNELISPTLKLGSAYRITEILGGYIMPAVDIDVRFENRQFASQFNVGPVSFDAHAGLEWNIKNLVYVRGGYSDVKQFTVGAGVKLPKLNIDYSFARFSQSELDRLPDSHRISLILTLEEPRFMRDGL
- the gpmA gene encoding 2,3-diphosphoglycerate-dependent phosphoglycerate mutase gives rise to the protein MYKIVLLRHGESTWNKENRFTGWTDVDLSEKGFQEAKKAGQVLKAEGYKFDIAYTSVLKRAIRTLWISLDEMDLMWIPVIRNWRLNERHYGALQGLNKAETALKFGEDQVKIWRRSYDIQPPFLDKNDERYPGKDPRYADLTENELPLTECLKDTVARFVPYWEGTITNSIKQGKKVLITAHGNSLRALVKYLDNIPDKEIVELNIPTGIPLVYELDNNLKSIKSYYLGNQEEIAKAAAAVANQGKSK
- a CDS encoding AEC family transporter, which produces MIDNIIFTGNVIAPVFLLVALGYFVKRINVINENFVEVTSKFVYSVSLPALVFINIARIDLSEAIEFDQIIYVYAATLISFFLIWIFSIPFIKDGKNLSVFVQGAYRSNFAIVGLAIISKLFGAYALGKAAIVLAFILPLYNILAVIILTVPLRKERKLDMKSTAYEILFNPLIIAVIVGLPFSYYKIELPYFINLTIGFLSELALPLALIGIGGSLNIQNIKKASGLAFTSSALKITVVPLILTLGAYHFGFRGLDLGIMFILFASPTAIVSFIMAEAMGANGKLAGNIVLISTVASVITIAFGIVILKELSLI
- a CDS encoding MTH1187 family thiamine-binding protein is translated as MKVLLDLCVVPIGVGVSVSEYIAACQQILKQAGLKHEMHMYGTNIEGDWDKVMTAVKKCHEVVHQMGAPRISSSIRLGTRTDKNQTMEDKIKSVIDKL